In Roseofilum capinflatum BLCC-M114, the genomic window CGTAACTTGAAGTCGATCTTGGAGACAGTTGAGAGATATGGACTTTTGGGTACGGCTTAAATATTTGGCTATGCCGACCAATTTTTTCCAGGTTTCAATGGGGCGATCGAGGGTAAGGGGTTCATAGGCGATCGCCACTGTTTTTTGCTGTTGATTAGCTTGCTCTAACCAAGACTCAATTTCTTGCCAACTCACTGGGTTTTTGGTGATTACCCAAGGATCGGACTCGGCAATTATATCCGGTTCGTCTAGTTGCTGGGTGCGCCAATCAAGAATGGGGGTTGATTCAGGGTTAGGGGTAGATAATTGCTCTTGTTGGACAGGAACTAAATCAATAATCCGCACGTGATATTTTTGGTAGTCATTAAAATCTAACTCAACCACCACATGAGACTGACCGGGGGGGATATCGTCTTGATAATGTCCCCACCATAACCCCGGAATTCCCTGCTTACTGCTAGAGTCAGTTAAGATAAAGTGGGTTTTAATGTATTTTACTTTATTGCCTTTATTGTCTTTAATATTGGCATTGTAGACCTGAGTAAACTGACAATTTTTAATTAAAATGCGCGGAACAGGGTTCCCCATGCCACAGGGTTCTAAATATTTTAGTTCTTGAAAGAGTTCTTTTCCTAAATCGGCAACGGTTAATTCGAGGTCAATATCAAGAATAGGGGAACGATCGCCAGAGGCTAAGGTGCGATTGAGTTCTTGATTAATGCCTTCCGTAAACAGAGCTAAGTTTTCCAGGGGTAAGCTTAATCCTGCGGCGAAGGGATGACCGCCAAAGCGATGGAGTAAATGAGCTTGGCTATTGACCAGTTGATACAGGTCAATTTGAGCGACGGAACGAGCCGATCCTTGGGCAAATTTAGATCCCAATTCGGAGCTTAATAAAAGGGTGGGTTTATGGTATTCCTGGGCAATTTGAGAGGCGACTAAACCGAGTACACCAACCGGCCATTCAGGTTTGTGGAGGACAATCGCTTGGGTGGTGGAGAGGTCTAATTGGGCCACTTCCAAGATGGCATCTTGAACCACACTTTGCTGAATTTCCTTCCGCCGAGTATTGGCAAGTTCCGCAGATTCGGCTAAATCATGACAGGTTTTTAAGTCTTGGTTAGTCAGTAATTCAACGCAAAAACTGGCATCACCATAAATGCGACTGACAGCGTTAATTCTAGGGCCGATGCCAAAAGAAATATCCGTGGGGCGATCGCCAGTTTTTCGGCATAAATCCAATAAACGCCCAATTCCTGGACGACGACGAGCTTCAGGAGAGCGCTTATAATCACGCTGTAAGCACTCAATTCCCCGTTGGGCTAAATAGCGACAATCTCCTTTAAGCTGGACTAAATCAGCAATTAATCCGATCGCCACCAAGTCCAGCAACTCCTCTAGGGGCGATTGCGGAATTTCGGGAAACTCTTGATACAGTGCTTCCACCAATTTATAGGCGACTGCAACCCCAGATAAATGGAACAGGGGATGATCGTCAGTCAGATAGCGGGGATTAATAATGGCAACGACTGGAGGACGCAGTGCTGGCAACGTATGATGATCGGTGATGATTACATCAATGCCTAACCTTTGCCCTAACTCCACCTCCGCTAAATTCGTGCTTCCCGTATCGCAAGTAACAATGAGTTGGGTTCCTTCCTCTGCCAAGCGTTCAATTCCAGCAACATTTAAGCCATGGGATTCGCTTAAGCGATTGGGAATATAATAATCTAACTGAGAAGCGGGGAAAAATTGCCCCAAGCCATCGAGTAAAACGGCTGTGGAAGTGACCCCATCTGCATCAAAATCCCCCCAAATGGTGACCTTTTCTCCCTTTTGTCTCGCTTGTTCTAGCCGCGCAACTGCCTGTTGCATTTCTTGCCCAAATTCAAACGGGCTTGTCGGGGTATACTGCTCAGGAGAGAGGAAAGGGGCTAAAGTCTCCCGGTTTTGAATTCC contains:
- the recJ gene encoding single-stranded-DNA-specific exonuclease RecJ produces the protein MSIKPTPTWQLAPKVELPDGFVQEVARLTPRLSRWNCLAKLLWQRGIQNRETLAPFLSPEQYTPTSPFEFGQEMQQAVARLEQARQKGEKVTIWGDFDADGVTSTAVLLDGLGQFFPASQLDYYIPNRLSESHGLNVAGIERLAEEGTQLIVTCDTGSTNLAEVELGQRLGIDVIITDHHTLPALRPPVVAIINPRYLTDDHPLFHLSGVAVAYKLVEALYQEFPEIPQSPLEELLDLVAIGLIADLVQLKGDCRYLAQRGIECLQRDYKRSPEARRRPGIGRLLDLCRKTGDRPTDISFGIGPRINAVSRIYGDASFCVELLTNQDLKTCHDLAESAELANTRRKEIQQSVVQDAILEVAQLDLSTTQAIVLHKPEWPVGVLGLVASQIAQEYHKPTLLLSSELGSKFAQGSARSVAQIDLYQLVNSQAHLLHRFGGHPFAAGLSLPLENLALFTEGINQELNRTLASGDRSPILDIDLELTVADLGKELFQELKYLEPCGMGNPVPRILIKNCQFTQVYNANIKDNKGNKVKYIKTHFILTDSSSKQGIPGLWWGHYQDDIPPGQSHVVVELDFNDYQKYHVRIIDLVPVQQEQLSTPNPESTPILDWRTQQLDEPDIIAESDPWVITKNPVSWQEIESWLEQANQQQKTVAIAYEPLTLDRPIETWKKLVGIAKYLSRTQKSISLNCLQDRLQVTATALHLGLNALSQIGFTIHTQDHQLEISYNPRNAFSNSNLIYTFLSAVQEEQFRRQYFAQLSLDTLQRTTSG